The Salvelinus namaycush isolate Seneca chromosome 37, SaNama_1.0, whole genome shotgun sequence sequence CTAATTTGTAATTGACATCGCCTAAGTCGGGATTGGTAGGGATGGTCAGTTTATACGAGGGTATTATGTTGTGGCCAGCATGAATGAAGATCTATTGTTTGCGGATAGAAGccttctagatttaactttggattggagatgtttgtgTGAGTCTGGAGACTAGAGTTACAGTCTAGACCGAACACGCGTagttatttgtagttgtccacataataTCTAAGTCGGAGTCCGTTCCAGAGTAGtgtgttggacaggcgggcaggtgcagcaGAGATCGTTGAACAAGGAGAATGCATTATTTTTTACGGTTGTATTTAGGAGAGTCAATTGGGAGCCACAGAAGAGAGAAATAAATAGTATGCCATGAAGACTCGCCATGGAGGGTTTGTTAACACATGTCCAAGAAGGGccgaagtatacagaatggtgtcgtctgcgtagaggtggatcagaagactccccagcagcaagagcgacatcattgggATGTATACAGAGAATGAGAGTccgtccaagaattgaaccctgtgtgtCCCCCCATAGAGCCTGCCAgggaggcccggacaacagaccctccggaTTTAATGAGCAAAAAACACTGAACTCGGATCAGAGAGTCGTTGGTGACGCCAGGCAGGCAATCATTTGAGAGAGCCAAGTGGTTTATCGGGTCTGCCGGGATGAAGAtgtgttgaaaaataaatgacagAGTCGAAAGAGCCTTGAGCCGAGGTAATGAATACGGCTAAAAAAGCAacgtattgtttcttatcgatggcggttaagaattcatttaggaccttgagcgtggctgattTGCACCCACATGACCACTCTGAAACCAATTGCATAgcgagaaggtatggtgggattcgaatgGTCGTAATCTTTTGTTGACTTTGGCTTTCTAagccttagaaaggcagggtagcctagattaggtctgtagcagttttggGTCAAGTGTCCCCCCCTTGGAGAGGGGGATGAACCGCAAAGCtgatttccaatctttggggaatctcagacgacacgaagaGAGGTTGACAGGCtcgtaataggggtggcaacaatttcagcagatcatcTTAGAAGAAGGGTCCAGATtctctagcccggctgatttgtaggtgGTCAAATTTTGCGCTGCTCTTTGTAGAACATCAGCTACTGGAAGtaggtgaaggagaaatggggaaaggcattgggcgagtagctgtggggggtgcagtgctgttgactaCGCGGTAGGGTAGCCAGGtgaagcatggccagctgtagagaaatgcttattagAAAcaaaattctcaattatagtggatttatccaGTGGTAGACAGTATTTCCTATCGTTCAATGGGGCAGTGGCAGCTGGGAGGAGTGGGTTgtttcttattctccatggacttttaATAtagagtttgtgttgcaggaaacatatttctgcttgaaaaagctaagACCTTGCTTTTCTAACTGCCGCTGTGTATATTGGGGTTTTCATAGCTTCCCTAGAAAAGTTGGCGGTATCTACGGGGGGCGCCCGGGatctaatgcagaacgccataggaatTTTTTTGTTTGGTGTAAGAAAGGCAGTCAgagtctggagagaaccaagggcatATATCTAGTTCCTGgtttctaaatttcttgaatggggggGGCGAGTGGGCggttatttaagatggtgaggataATAATGAACCAGCATGCCGGTGCTAGCTGAACACgtatgagatcaatatccttccaggatacccccaAATAAAAACACAGTCGAATTAGAAAGACCTGCTCGCTGAGTGTTTCAGGGGGATCGTTTGAACAGTGTGGTGGAGGTCTTTTGACTTCTGACCCATTAACGGATGCAGGCACTGAGAGCAGTGGATTGCTGAATCTTAGTTGAGGGAACAGCAGAGGTGTTATTTAGAGGGCAGTTGGGTGTGGGGAATGATGCTCTATGAGATGTGCCCGTGATTTACGGCTTTGGGTGGTACCTGGTAATTTCATTGATCATTTCAtagtgagattgagggcatcaaggcTTAGATTGAACTTTTTGGAGTTAAAGCTGCAGATGGGCCAAATTTCTGTTTGAACAAGCGGCCTTTACTTTCCTAACTGACTGGTCCTCTGtcccacccctccctctacctcccgctgtccccctacctctacctccctctctgtcccccctacctctacctccctctgtcccccctacctctacctccctctgtcaccctacctctactccctctgtcctcccctacctctatctccctctgtcaccctccctctacctccctctgtccccctacctctacctccctctgtccccccacctctacctccctctgtcctcctacctCTACTCTACTCCCTCTGTTCCACTCCCTACCTCTACTCCCTCTGTCCCCCTACCTCTATCCCCTCTGtcaccctccctctacctccctctgtcctccctacctctatctccctctgtcccccctacctctaccttcctctgtcccccctacctctacctccctccccctacctctacctccctacccctacctctacctccctctgtcctccctacctctacctccctctgtcacccctccctctacctccctccccctacctctacctccctctgtcccccctacctctacctccctctgtcccccctacctctacctccctctgtcctccctacctctacctccctctgtcccccctacctctacctccctctgtcctccctacctctacctccctctgtcccccctacctctacctacctccctctgtcccccctacctctacctccctctgtccaccctcccctctccatccctccctctacctccatctctatccctccctctacctccctctgtcccccctccctctccctccctctgtcccccctacctctacctccctctgtccaccctccctctccatccctccctctgtccacactccctctccctccctctgtcccccctacctcttcctccctctgtcctccctacctctacctccctctgtcccccctccctctccatccctacctctacctctctctgttccccctccctctccatccctacctctaccttcctctgtccaccctccctctccatccctacctctacctccctctgccccccctccctctccatccatcctacctctacctccctctgtcccccctccctctcaatcctacctctacctccctctgtcccccctccctctacatccctacctctacatccctctgtcccccctacctctacctccctctgtcccccctccctctccatccctacctctaccttcctctgtccaccctccctctccatccctacctctacctccctctgtccccccctccctctccatccatccctaccttcctctgtcccccctacctctacctccctctgtcacccctacctctacctccctctgtcacccctacctctacctccctctgtcctccctacctctatctccctctgtcacccctccctctacctccctctgtcccccctacctctacctccctctgtcccccctacctctacctccctctgtcccccctacctctacctccctctgtcctccctacctctacctccctctgtcccccctacctctacctccctctgtcctccctacctctacctccctctgtcccccctacctctacctccctctgtcccccctacctctacctccctctgtccaccctccctctccatccctccctctacctccatctctatccctccctctacctccctctgtcccccctacctctacctccctctgtcacccctacctctacctccctctgtccaccctccctctccatccctccctctgtccacactccctctccatccctctgtcccccctacctcttcctccctctgtcctccctacctctacctccctctgtccaccctccctctccatccctacctctacctctctctgtcccccctccctctccatccctacctctaccttcctctgtccaccctccctctccatccctacctctacctccctctgccccccctccctctccatccatccctacctctacctccctctgtcccccctccctctccatccctacctctacctccctctgtcccccctccctctccatccctacctctaccttcctctgtcctccctacatctacctccctctgtcccccctccctctccatccctacctctaccttcctctgtccaccctccctctccatccctacctctacctccctctgtccccccctccctctccatccatccctacctccctctgtcccccctacctctacctccctctccatccctacctctacctccctctgcccccccctccctctccatccatccctacctccctctgtcccccctacctctacctccctctgcccccccctccctctccatccatccctacctccctctgccccccctccctctccatccatccctacctccctctgtcccccctacctctacctccctctgtcccccctccctctccatcctacctctacctccctctgtcccccctccctctacatccctccctctacctccctctccatccctccctctgtccgccctccctctccatccctacctctacctccctctgtcccccctccctctccatccctacctctacctccctctgccccccctccctctccatccctccctctaccttcctctccatccctacctctacctccctctgtccccccctccctctccatccctccctctacctccctctgccccccctccctctccatccctccctctacctccctctccatccctacctctacctccctctgtccccccctccctctccatcctacctctacctccctctgtcccccctacctctacctccctctgtccccccctccctctccatccctccctctacctccctctgtcccccctacctctatctccctctgtcacccctccctctacctccctctgtccccccccccccctccctctccatccctccctctgtccccccctccctctccatccctccctctacatccctctgtcccccctacctctacatccctctgtcccccctccctctccttccctccctctacctccctctctcctctctcaccggGGGCTGGTCATGTCCTGGGGAAGGTGGAACCACTCCTGGAGCTTGGCCTCCTGTCCAACTCCCACCTGAGGAACGCAGAGAGAAAAATGACAAATTAGATTGAGTAAAttacacacacccacgcacgtatgcacacacacacacacacacacacacacacacacacacacacacacacacacacacacacacacacacacacacacacacacacacacacacacacacacaaaatctctaTTTCTCACCTTGACCAGGTAGGAGCCGGGCTCCACCGAGCATGCCCAGTAGTGCCTTCCCTGGGTGATGGCCAGGTCGCCTATgaggaggtcagaggtcaggtgaCAGGAAGTGAGGGAGCGGTCGGCGGCCTGCAGAAGGGAGAGGCCAGGCACGCTGCGGGCATATGTCTGTCCTTTACCCAGCGCCAGTCGGTCAGCATGCAAACCCCAGCGAGAGTCCAGAGAGAAACACAACACTgacggaggagggagaggggaggaggaggagagggagagggggagaaggagagggagagggggaggaggaggagagggagagggggaggaggagagggagagggggaggagggagggagaaggagaggaggagaggaagagggggaggaagaggagggacagtgagaggaggaggagggagaagaggaggtcgaggaagaggaagaggagggagaaggagagggggaggaaggggaagGGTTAGATATAGCATCAGGGAGAGGAGCTGAGGAGCAGAGCTGCTTACATCTACAGGAAACTGATGTATTCTGGAGGAATAAATACACCCCAGGAAAGAGAGGATAGGAAAGAGAGGGAACGAGGAGAGCAGGAAataagagatagagagagagaggtctaaagagggagagaaacctaGCCCAATACAGGTACGACTGCTGATCACTGATCAGTTTTTGAGAAATTAATAAATGAATCTCCTTTAGTAAGCCACATAAACACTTAATAACACAGGAGACAGGGGGAGTGTTTATACAGTATGGACAgtgtgaggacagagagggagagatgtcgataaagagagagagagaggtaggagaagGACAGAGAGTGGGATGGTAGGATTCTTCTGAGATGAATCAAGTACAAAGGGTTAGCAAGGTGAAAGACAGGAAGGAGAGATAGGGATGtaaaaggatggagggatggagagaggatggagggatggagagaggatggagggatggagagaggatggagggatggagagaggatggagggatggagagaggatggagggatggagagaggatggagggatggagagaggatggagggatggagagaggatggagggatgtaaagaggatggagggatggagaggatggagggatggagagaggatggagggatggagagaggatggagggatggagagaggatggagggatggagagaggatggagggatggagagaggatggcgggatggagagaggatggagggatggagagaggatggagggatggagagaggatggagggatggagagaggatggagggatggagagaggatggagggatggagagaggatggagggatagagagaggatggagggatggagagaggatggagggatggagagaggatgggggatggagagaggatggagggatggagagaggatggagggagaggatggagggatggagagaggatggagggatggagagaggatggagggatggagaggatggagggatggagaggatgggggatggagagagggccGGGGCGTGGAGCTGGGTTGCAGAACAGAGGGAGTGGGTTATGCAGAGAGAAGATGAGAAGATGAGGGAATTGAGAAGGTGAAGGGATGGATTGGGACAAAAGAGGTATTGACTTTGTTAAACAATTCCCCAACAATAATTGTATCATGAATTGCGTAcgtacgtgtctgtgtgtgtctcacctggtgCGGGTGGTGTGTGCAGGTAAACCTCTTCGCTGTACTCTCCAAACCCTGCCTTATTGCTTCCTTTCACCCTTAACACGTACACACTGTCCATCTCCAGCCTGTCAATCACAGCACTAGTCCCGCCCACCTCCTCCAGGCGTTGCCACGCCACTGGAGCATTGGGACTTCTGAcctctcctccccagcctgcctcggTCAATCCCATTCGCCGCTGGAACTCAACGGAGAAGTGCCAGGCAGGGGCGGAGTCCTGGGGGAGTCGCCAGCACAGGAACAGCTGGTCATAGGCCAGCGTCCGCTGAGTGTCAATCACAGGAGCCAATGGGGCTGTAGCAGGGGCAGGGCAGAGAAGAAAAGGAAGTTATATTGGTGGATGGGATGAGTTAGCTTTCAGATCTAACCTCGTACACGCACCTCTTATGTATTCCATGTTGCTGATGAGTTTCACTTCTCTGGAGGCGTCCATGTGGAAGTGTCTGAAGGAGGGATCAgccgagagagagaaacactgcagATTCTCTATCGCTTTCaccagcctggagagagagaaagagagagtcagagacagagaaaaagagagagaaagagcgagagagaaaatatAGAGGGGGACGGGGCTGGTAAGCGTTAAGCGTTGATATTGCACCTGTTATTTAcccacggtgtgtgtgtgcgcgtgcgcatgTGTGTCTTGCATCTACCACCCGTACCTGTTGTGGGTGATTCGTGCGGCCTGTACGAAGCAGGGTTGGTCGGTCTCTTTGAGCAGCTCCTGTGTGTAGGCCATTAACCCGCCGTCCTCCTGCAGACCCCTCCTCTCAGACACCTGGGCCGACAGGGCCTCCCCCCTCCTCAGCCGGGCCCCCTCCAGGGCCAGGGTCAACGCTCCCTGTCGCTCAGCTAGAGACGCCCCCAGCTCCCTCACAGACTGGGACAACTGCTCCCTCGCCAACACACTGTTCAACTGGAGAGAGGGAGTTGAGAGGGGTATAAGGGAGGGggtaaagggagagagacagggagaggatgtGGGGGAGTTGGGAAGAAGGGAGGGGGtaaatggagagagacagggagaggatgtGGGGGAGGTGGGAAGaagggagggggtagagggagggaaagaagagcATGAAGGTTATACTGTGTTGGAGAGAAAGAGGCAATCGAAGGATAGAGGGAAGAAAGTAGTGGAttggatgaaagagagagaaaggatggagagagagtttACCTCCATATGTGTGATGGCACTCTCCAGCTGAGTTATCTGAGCCTTTACTGTGTCCTGATTGGCCAGAATGTAGTTGATCTCCTTGGTGATTTTGTCCTCAGGTGTTAAGAGAGACAGATGACAATATCAGCAAGCAAACATGTAGTTTCATGGTTTAACAGATAGATAGACTCTGCGGAgcttacagagacagacagacagacagacagacagacagacagacagacagacaggcaggcaggcaggcaggcaggcaggcagacagacagacagacagacagacagacagacagacagacagacagacagacagacagacagacagacagatagatagatagatagatagatagatagatagatagatagatagatagatagatagatagatagatagatagatagatagatagatagatagatagatagacagacagacagacagacagacagacagacagacagacagacagacagacagacagacagacagacagataccttTAGTGCCTGGCAGGCCTGTGCGATGGGCGCCACCTTGTGGCCGTGGTGGACTCTGCGGAGCTTACAGAGAGGACACAGCAGTCTCTGGCAGGAGCGACAGTACCACAACAACCTCTCCTGCTCATGCTCCAGACACGTTAGGACCTAATAGGGGAGAacgggggagaggaggagaggagagggcaagaggggaggagggggagaggaggaggagagaggagagggcaaggggggaggagggggagaggaggaggagataggagagggcaggaggggagaggagaggggacgaGGGGGAGAGggcaggaggggagaggagagggtaggagagggCAGGAgcggagaggaggggaggagggggagaggatgagaggagagagggcaagggtgggagaggaggggagaggaggaggagaggagagagggcaagggagaggaggggggaggagggggagaggaggaggaggagaggagagagggcaagggagaggaggggggaggagggggagaggagagaggaagaagatataacaggaggaggaggaaaaggaggtcACCAGCCAAACTCAGAGagagtcactgtggaggaaaaaggtgaaggagagagagagtttactgtagaggaaacaggtgaaggacagagagaggtacagtagaggaaacatgtgaaggagagagagaggtactgtagaggaaacaggtgaaggagagagagagggactgtagaggaaacaggtgaaggagagagagagagagggactgtagatgaaacaggtgaaggagagagagagggactgtagAAGAcacaggtgaaggagagagagagggaactgtagaggaaacaggtgaaggagagagagagggggactgtagaggaaacaggtgaaggagagagattGACTGTAGAGGAAACAggtgaaggagaaagagagagagaggtactgtagaaGACACAGGTAAAGAAGTTATAGAGATATGGATAGATACAGAGAAGAGGGAAATACAGGACAAAAACAGCAATTTCATGAACATAGTTAACCCCTACATACACCCCCCAAATactatgtaaacacacacacacaaaacacacacatacattgggTCTGAAGTTGTTGGTGGGCAGTATGTGTTCGTGCTGGGAGCGGATCGTTCCCCAGGGGTGGTAGAGCTTGAAACACTCGTTGCAGAAGTTGGACCTGCAGTCAGCACAGCCCTTAGTGGCCTCCAAGGACTGAGGAGCCTTACAGAAGCCACACATTATAGCCACGCTGCCCAGGCTCactgtgtgtctgtacctggaggcagacagggggagggggagaaacAGTGGAGAGGGTGGGGGTTGATACaaaaagaggagagtgagagaacaCAGAGCAACATTAAGCCATAATGATGTCACTGTCCAAGATCAgtgtagaaagagggagagagagagagagagagagagagagagagagagagagagagagagagagagagagagagagagagagagagagagagagagagagagagagagagagggagagagagactggacgTGGGTTAGGCAAAAGTTAGGAAGGGGGGGATGAGAGGTGAGAAAAAGAGGGGGAATGAGCTAAATGTGCTATTGtacgctctgttctgttctgttctcttctgcTCTGCTTTCagatgtgttttttattttttatccaacTTCCTGACCTGGATCCTTCAGCTGTGTTCTGTGTTCCTGCAGACTGCACTGTTTCTACTTCCAGTGAGCTATGGACTCTCAACACGCCCAGTCACGCTTTACTGACAGAGACAACCCAGCCTCCAGGGGAGAGCCTCTTTCATCCCaattctttccccctctctctctctctttcatcccaattctttccccctctctctctctctttcatcccaattctttccccctctctctctctttctcatcccaattctttccccctctctctctctctttcatcccaattctttccccctctctctctctctttcatcccaattctttccccctctctctctctttcatcccaattctttccccctctctctctctctcatcccaattctttccccctctctctctttcatcccaattctttccccctctctctctttcatcccaattctttctccctctctctctctctctctctcatcccaattctttccccctctctctctctttcatcccaattctttccccctctctctctctctttcatcccaattctttccccctctctctctctctctcatcccaattctttctcactctccctatacctctcccaaatctctcttccatcccctctctcttcccttctctacGTGAATCTCAGTAGTCTACAAaggcctcctctcttcctctctttcagaTCACTACTAATGAAGGAAAGGAAACAAGGAAAGGAGGCTATTTATGAGAATCACAATGTCTATGTGTTTGTCTCTTGAAGCGTTCAGAACCTCAACTTGTTGTTCAGAAAGTCCATTTGATGTTTGTGTGAATTATGAAGTCACCTCAGCTTCCCAGTTCCCACACACTCAGCTCGTTAGGCTCTGCTTCAGGAGAGGGGGGGTTCTCCCCGTACCAAAACCAATGATTTTCTGTCCCATTTATAAAGCACTATTGACTTTTCCTTCTTTCTGTGCTGATCTTTATTTCCTGCAGGATTGGTTCAGAACCTACATTCCTCTGTAAGAAAGTGAGCAACTctctctacgtgtgtgtgtgtgtgtgtgtgtgtgtgtgtgtgtgtgtgcgtgcgtgcgtgcgtgcgtgcgtgcgtgcgtgcgtgcgtgcgtgcgtgcgtgcgtgcgtgcgtgcgtgcgtgcgtgcgtgcgtgcgtgcgtgtgtacctCTCTACGATGCGTTCCAAGGTGAGATTCCTGAGGCAATCGGTCAGTCCTCTCTCCCCCAGCTCCACCTC is a genomic window containing:
- the trim46a gene encoding tripartite motif-containing protein 46 → MAEAELQAFTSMMDALVQISSNIKSMERELHCPVCTEMVKQPIILPCQHSVCLLCAAEVLIQRGYPPPDLPPEPNSPAASPNTRSPRGARRPPPKTTDRLDRVLRPGFGTYPGRRRKDMSPAPMLFPCPSCHKEVELGERGLTDCLRNLTLERIVERYRHTVSLGSVAIMCGFCKAPQSLEATKGCADCRSNFCNECFKLYHPWGTIRSQHEHILPTNNFRPNVLTCLEHEQERLLWYCRSCQRLLCPLCKLRRVHHGHKVAPIAQACQALKDKITKEINYILANQDTVKAQITQLESAITHMELNSVLAREQLSQSVRELGASLAERQGALTLALEGARLRRGEALSAQVSERRGLQEDGGLMAYTQELLKETDQPCFVQAARITHNRLVKAIENLQCFSLSADPSFRHFHMDASREVKLISNMEYIRAPLAPVIDTQRTLAYDQLFLCWRLPQDSAPAWHFSVEFQRRMGLTEAGWGGEVRSPNAPVAWQRLEEVGGTSAVIDRLEMDSVYVLRVKGSNKAGFGEYSEEVYLHTPPAPVLCFSLDSRWGLHADRLALGKGQTYARSVPGLSLLQAADRSLTSCHLTSDLLIGDLAITQGRHYWACSVEPGSYLVKVGVGQEAKLQEWFHLPQDMTSPRYDPDSGHDSGAEDSPDSSPPFCFLTMGMGKVLLPQGAANLHHSTHSTHGNNHGPPTAPLPPRLGVCLDFEKGQVTFYDAHSLRTLWEGHVDCSAPVCPAFCFIGGGALQLQELVANRSTEEPPHRRVTIQSRATNLGN